GTACCTATTATTTGGgatgacaaagaaagaaaagagaaactagtgtggagggaagggaaggaggtgaATATGGATTATAGAAAGATGCATGGGTACACTGACATGTGGGCAAGGAAGCAATCTACATGTCCTCAGTAAGAAGAGTCTCTAACTTCTTTACGTGTGCAAGTTCAAAGGCATATCCGTGCTGTTAGAGTACTTGACTGTTATAAAGAAGGAAGTAGTCTGTGTGCTCTGATGTGGAAATATTTCAGTGATGCAGTAATAGAAGATGACCAAAAGCAAGTCATAGAATAGTGGGTATATATAGCCTTTCCCCTTCATATATGTAAACCAGACCCAAACCTGAGGTAGCCAACTTGGCCAAGTGAaagcatgtatgtgtgttttatgtGTAAATGCTCAGAAAATGGTCTGGAAAGATGCATACCATAATAAAGAGAGTGTTTCTCTGGGGGTAGGAGGCTTTGAGCAGAGACTTAAACATTTCACTCTATTTCATAATTATTAGAATGGTTACAAGGACTAGTTAGGGAATGTGGGTTTGACTTGTAtacactgccatatttaaaatcGATAACcattaaggacctactgtacagggaactgtgctcaatgttatgtaacaacctaaatgggaaaataatttgaaaaagaatagataacatatataactgaatcactttgctgtacacctggaactaactcaacattgttaatcaactatgcgccaatataaaataaaaagttaaaaaagaatgtttatttttattataaataatgattttaaaagaacagTATTAAAGCAataagggaacttccctggtggtccagtgattaagctTCATGGTCCCAGTTCAAGGTTAGGGttctcctggttggggaactaagatcccacaggccacatggcacagccaaaaaaaaaaaaaacagtagaaagTGCCAGGTTGGGTGAGAGTTGGAGGGAAGGATCTGACAGTTGAACTGGGTTGTCTCCAAAATGGTTCTGGGAATCCCAGGTGATTAGAGCCCAAAGGGGCCCATCTTGTTTCAAGAAGTCCAAAACTTAGTTGGGGATCAGAATCATTGGGAAAGCTTAAAAACCAAATCAGGCCAAAACAGATTCCTGGCCCCATTGCAGATCGACCTGATCTCAGATGATGGGCTGGGGATATGGATTTTCAAAAAGCTTCTCAAGGTAATGTTGATGTTGCAGTTGAGGCCCCATGCTTGCTTTGAAGCTCTGATTTAATTCCCCTGCCTTGGTATCAAGGAGAGATGGAAGACTCTCGATCATAGAGAACCAGCCTCAGGTTTTCTGGCTCCTGTTCTCCTCAGCTTTTTTCATTGCCTGTGTCTCTTGATTTAGATGCTTTCCCTAGCATCAGCTTTTAGGCATCATCTCAgcttgtttttacattttacagGGAACTTTCTTAAATGTTGTTTTTGAACTTTAACTGCCCTCCTTCCCGTGCTTTGTTCTTAGGCTCTTGGGTGGCTGCAGGTCCATGCTGCGTTGATCATGGCCTCAACAAATAGGAGGTGCATCTGAAAGTATTAACTCTGTTGTTTAAAGCTCATTCAGCACACCAAGGGTCTGCCTctgatttacaaaataaaaagaaaagtccgTTTAGCTTTGTAAAGACAAAACCTTTGGAAAAAAACCACACTTTGTCTGTTGGTTAACGCCAACTGGATCACCTGTAGTAGCAGCTTGAATATTTGTTATCCTGCCATCTCAGCTGATTTGTCCGGGTATCAACAAATGGCTAGCCATCAGTTGGGTTGTAGCAAGAAGACACTATTCAGCAGGTTACTTTCCTCTTGCATTAAGATTTTAACTGCTGTGTAGCATTTTTAATATGAGTCCCAAAGTGCTTTCACATTCATATTCTCCATTGATTTTATAATCAGTTTGcagcttcattttacagatgggaaaaaagaaagctgaggcaAAGTTCAGgcaacaaaaccaaaactttgcAGCCAGGAGATCAGGCCCCCTATGGAATTGtagtctgtttttctctctctctctctctcttatgatGTAGCTGTTAAAAGGGCACagtactggggacttccctggtggttcagtggttaagaatccaccttctagtgcaggagacttgggttcaatccctggttgggaactaagatcccgcatgccaccgagcaactaagcccttatGTGCCACCACTAGAGAGAAACCTaagagctgcaactaagacccgatgcagccccaaataaatgaatgaatattaaaaaagaaaatggcgcAGTACTGGTCAGGCTTTTGATGGGAATGATGATGGTCGGGTAGGGATTATTccatcctttctcctcctcttcctgtgtAACATCTTCTTAGCTTTTGTTcctgctttccctttttttttctttcagcttggATTCCTCAGTACCACCGGGGCTCAACCAGAGCAGAAGGCACCAAGTCTCATTGGCAAATACCACCACGTCGACCGCATCACTGGCCAGGTGCTCACCTGTGACAAGTGTCCAGCAGGAACCTATGTGTCCGAGCACTGTACCAACACAAGCCTGCGTGTCTGCAGCAGCTGCCCCACGGGGACCTTCACCAGACACGAGAATGGCATCGAGAAATGCCACGAGTGTAGTCAGCCGTGCCCCTGGCCGATGATCGAGAAATTACCTTGTACTGCCTTGACTGACCGAGAATGCACTTGCCCACCTGGCATGTTCCAGTCGAATGGTACCTGCGCCCCCCACACAGTGTGCCCTGTGGGTTGGGGGGTGCGGAAGAAGGGGACAGAAATGGAGGACGTGCGGTGTAAGCAGTGTGCTCGGGGGACCTTCTCCGACGTGCCTTCCAGTGTGATGAGATGCAAAGCGTACACAGACTGTCTGAGTCAGAACATGGTGGTGATCAGGCTGGGGACCAAGGAGGCAGACAACGTCTGCGGCCCGCTGCCGTCCTCCTCCAGCGCTGCCCCACCCGCCCCTGGCACAACCAGCCTTCCACGCCCTGAGCACACGGAACCCCACGACGCCCCTTCCTCCACTCTCATTCCCAAAGGTAACTTAACCTCGTGAATTGCGTATGTGCGGAGGGCTCCGAGCCCTGTGGAGCGAGGCTGGGAGCCAGGATGCTTCTCCATCTTGTCTATTCCAAAGTCACCCCTTGAAGATGGGGCTTGCCTTTTGTGGCTGTTTAAAGTCTAGCTTCCATGGACCTATTAGAAACATTGAGACTCAGAAGTGTTAGCTATTAGGGAGGAGTAAATATCTGAGAACTAGGTGACATCAAGTTAGAAAATTAGAACCAGGAGAAACAAGGTCAGCGTGTAGCCTTGGGGAAATCACTGAACTTCTGCAGGCCCTGGTCACAAACTTGCCAATCATATGATACCATAAATGAGTGATTTGGCTCCTTTAAGGTCCCTTTGGATTAAAAGTTTTCTAACACCCAGTCAGTCCTGGGGAGACACAGCCGGAaggtcagaaggagaaggggagaaaaatACCACGACATCTGGAAGGGAAAGATGAACGCTGGATCCGAGGGGAGTGCGAGAAAAGGAAGGTCAGGCAGGAATGTCAGGAAACAAACACATTTGTGTCATGTTGAGGGTAACTGGCGTTCACATCTGGAaaagagttttttatttttctcccatagGACTTTATGTCCTTCATCAAGTATATCCCAGTTTTCCTCAGAATTCATTTTGAGTCTCAGGCAAGAATAACAtttagcttttatttccagaTTCCTTTTGATTGAGTTTAATTTTCATGAGATGATGGCCGAAAACTATCCAGTGAGCTCTCACGTGTGGTTATGTTTGACCTTCTGATGAGACCCCATAAGGAAGGCCTTCTCACAACCGCCACTAGAAATGAAGAAGTAGCCTCAGAGAGCTCCCGTGATCTCTCCAGGTTTCCTCAGGGGTCAGGTCCTGTCTCTCGGGACTTGAAGTCCCTGGCTTTCATTCCTTAATGGAAAACCGCTTGTGGAAGCTTCTCAGAAAACACTCCGCTAAGCTGCGTGCCCAAATCTTGCTGCTCTGTTACTAGCACATACTAAGCAAgtcttgctttattttgttcactGAGTATCCCACCAGACCTTTCTCTGGTCCAACATAGATTGGGGTTTGAACTCTTTCCTTTATCTTAGTTATGTTTTCCATTTTACCACTGCCTCATGAAATAGCCAGTTGGTGGGAGAGGAagaataaagaaatcaaaagacagTGGAATTCAATTGGAGCTAGTTTTCTAATAATCAATACAATTAAGAGTTGGCCGTGCAGCACAGGAGAAGCTACTGTGAAGCTCAGGCGCTTGGTCCCTGAGGATGCCCTTGCTTTTGGCAGGAGAGAGAGAGTTTAGCTGTTAAGCTGAGTTTTAACCTCCCACATAAAGGCATTGTCAAGGTCTTTGTGAAAATGTACAATATCATTTATTCTAAAGCTCCATAGGTCATCTCTTCTTGGATTATCTGACCTGGTTTGGAGATGACTAGGAAGAGGATGAATGTGTAGATACCCCACATATAGAAAAGCTCTTCCCCCctccttactcttttttttctagGCATCAACTCAACAGAATCCaactcttctgcctctgttagacCAAAGGTGCCAAGTGGCACCCAGGAAGGGACAGTCCCTGACAACACGAGCTCAGCGAGCGGGGAGGAGGGCATGAACAAGACCTTCCCCAAGCTCCAGGTAGTGAACCACCAGCAAGGGCCCCACCACAGACACATCCTGAAGCTGCTGCCGTCCATGGAGGCCACTGGGGGTGAGAAGTCAAGCACGCCCATCAAAGGCCTCAAGAGGGGCCACCCCAGGCAGAACCCACACAAACATTTTGACATCAACGAGCATCTTCCGTGGATGATCGTGCTTTTCCTGCtgctggtgctggtggtgatAGTGGTGTGCAGTATCCGGAAAAGCTCGAGGACTCTCAAGAAGGGGCCCCGGCAGGATCCCAGCGCCATTGTGGAAAAGGCGGGGCTCAAGAAACCTACGGCCCCCACCCAGAACCGGGAGAAGTGGATCTGCTACCGCAATGGCCACGGTGAGCCTGCCAAACTCGCTCCGAAGAGAGATTCCGTAGTTTCTGGAATCTCTTTTTATACCATGTGCTGTTTGATCTGGTTGTGATAGGAGAAATCAAGTGGTTAGCATGTGACTGTGGTGATGTTCAGAGAGAATTACTCATCTCTCCTGGTTCCCCTGGGCATTTAAAGGACGGTATTTCCAAATGAGATGTGACAGTGACCTTCAGGGTCTTTGACTTTGTTGTGTAACAGGTGAGGGGATCAAGCTCAGAGAAGTTTGGTTGCCTtgacccaggggagtcagtctttcgTTTCAGCGAAGGTGGGACTGAATCCGTATCTCCTGATGAGGCTGCTGAGAAAATagagggaagaaaaagacaaCTTGTCTGAAGTGCACTTTTTTGAATTTGAACTTTGCCTTTAGGTTCCTATCACTTTACCCACATGTGTTTTTCCCCCCTTATATTTTTAGGATCTCATCTCTATC
The sequence above is a segment of the Capra hircus breed San Clemente chromosome 23, ASM170441v1, whole genome shotgun sequence genome. Coding sequences within it:
- the TNFRSF21 gene encoding tumor necrosis factor receptor superfamily member 21, with protein sequence MGTFTSSSTAPASCSRIAGATMIAGSLLLLGFLSTTGAQPEQKAPSLIGKYHHVDRITGQVLTCDKCPAGTYVSEHCTNTSLRVCSSCPTGTFTRHENGIEKCHECSQPCPWPMIEKLPCTALTDRECTCPPGMFQSNGTCAPHTVCPVGWGVRKKGTEMEDVRCKQCARGTFSDVPSSVMRCKAYTDCLSQNMVVIRLGTKEADNVCGPLPSSSSAAPPAPGTTSLPRPEHTEPHDAPSSTLIPKGINSTESNSSASVRPKVPSGTQEGTVPDNTSSASGEEGMNKTFPKLQVVNHQQGPHHRHILKLLPSMEATGGEKSSTPIKGLKRGHPRQNPHKHFDINEHLPWMIVLFLLLVLVVIVVCSIRKSSRTLKKGPRQDPSAIVEKAGLKKPTAPTQNREKWICYRNGHGIDILKLVAAQVGSQWKDIYQFLCNASEREVAAFSNGYTADHERAYAALQHWTIRGPEASLAQLISALRQHRRNDVVEKIRGLMEDTAQLDTDKLALPMSPSPLSPSPIPSPNTKLENSTLLTVEPSPLDKNKGFFVDESEPLLRCDSTSSGSSALSRNGSFITKEKKDTVLRQVRLDPCDLQPIFDDMLHILNPEELRAIEETPQAEDKLDRLFEIIGVKSQEASQTLLDSVYSHLPDLL